The Piliocolobus tephrosceles isolate RC106 chromosome 3, ASM277652v3, whole genome shotgun sequence genome has a window encoding:
- the DCTD gene encoding deoxycytidylate deaminase, giving the protein MSEVTCKKRDDYLEWPEYFMAVAFLSAQRSKDPNSQVGACIVNSENKIVGIGYNGMPNGCSDDLLPWSRTAENKLDTKYPYVCHAELNAIMNKNSTDVKGCSMYVALFPCNECAKLIIQAGIKEVIFMSDKYHDSDEATAARLLFDMAGVTFRKFTPKCSKIVIDFDSINSRPSQKPQ; this is encoded by the exons ATGAGTGAAGTTACCTGCAAGAAACGGGATGACTATTTGGAATGGCCTGAGTATTTCATGGCTGTGGCCTTCTTATCAGCACAGAGAAGCAAAGATCCAAATTCCCAG GTCGGCGCCTGCATTGTGAATTCAGAAAACAAGATTGTCGGGATCGGGTACAATGGGATGCCAAATGGGTGCAGTGATGACCTATTGCCTTGGAGTAGGACGGCAGAGAATAAGCTGGACACCAAATACCCATACG TGTGCCATGCTGAGCTGAATGCCATCATGAACAAAAATTCGACCGATGTGAAAGGCTGTAGTATGTATGTCGCCTTGTTCCCTTGTAATGAATGTGCGAAGCTCATCATCCAGGCAG GTATAAAAGAAGTTATTTTCATGTCTGATAAATACCATGATAGTGACGAGGCAACAGCTGCGAGGCTCTTGTTTGATATGGCTGGGGTGACCTTCCG gaaattCACACCAAAGTGCAGCAAGATTGTCATTGACTTTGATTCAATTAACAGCAGACCGAGTCAAAAGCCTCAGTGA